In Acidobacteriota bacterium, one genomic interval encodes:
- a CDS encoding PAS domain-containing protein: MSLLLAGLIPSALCLVRKANTFGRADILLAPEGDGLRVHRVGPSAAPSGLASGDLLLLVDGSGARASLEPARLFAERAADVVLLRDGVTRRLTTAPVPAPWDLRYLFLFAVGGTFLASALAALRPARPSRDALLYAAFALSVGLVLTLTPAPPLDGIFRVAVLAEDAARALFPAFLLALVLTFPRRARRVPAWLAFVPAAALLVATARVYFGPGTNAPADVAALDRAQIVWMAAGAALAAVRLVVVSRRTTDLLTEKQVRFLLLGTAVGILPLVVLNLVPRLLGGSIPILSTLALLPLALVPVAFLAALTRYRLWDVEVLGREAASVMGALLVGAGFFTFAEVVLAHPLAVAIPHARAALQTSAGLLMALSFVPVRRGLSAAFRRFQYRDDPRDRDGLLALLRELPSPRPLAELTDLLVARVARGLGVPRAALLGVTGDAADGAPVDGGGSLALSELPAAARLRTTRLSRQEFTQRPTAAVARLRRAGFRTLAPLTVSGRLLALFAVADRGGRVPLSAEDAELLETVLAPAALALDHARLFEELRSQADRYRNLQEFHENVVAGSAAAIAATNGEGRFTSVNPAFAALVGRTAASLLGCRAAEVLPPAVCAAFSAAHPPARLEADLGAGARVLNVAVSPFPGAPAGSSARVLVLVDATETARLERALADRERLNALGTLSAGMAHEVNTPLAGVAGFARLLLDETPGDDPRRPLVEKIERQAFRASRLVGSLLDLARGRPRDVEPLDPADVAREARARSRTRVPRAGRPCAS; this comes from the coding sequence GTGTCCCTTCTCCTGGCGGGACTGATCCCGTCGGCGCTCTGCCTCGTCCGCAAAGCGAACACGTTCGGCCGGGCCGACATCCTCCTCGCGCCCGAAGGCGACGGGCTGAGGGTGCACCGCGTGGGCCCGTCCGCCGCCCCGTCCGGCCTCGCGTCCGGCGATCTCCTGCTCCTCGTCGACGGCTCCGGCGCTCGCGCGTCGCTCGAGCCGGCGAGGCTCTTCGCCGAACGCGCGGCCGACGTCGTCCTCCTGCGCGACGGCGTCACGCGCCGCCTCACGACGGCGCCCGTGCCCGCGCCGTGGGACCTCCGGTACCTGTTCCTCTTCGCGGTCGGCGGAACGTTCCTCGCATCGGCGCTCGCGGCGCTGCGCCCGGCGAGGCCCTCGCGCGACGCTCTCCTCTACGCGGCGTTCGCACTCTCGGTCGGGCTCGTCCTCACGCTGACGCCGGCGCCCCCCCTGGACGGGATCTTCCGCGTCGCGGTCCTCGCCGAAGATGCCGCGCGCGCGCTGTTCCCGGCGTTCCTGCTCGCGCTCGTCCTGACGTTCCCGCGCCGCGCGCGCCGCGTCCCGGCCTGGCTCGCGTTCGTGCCCGCGGCGGCGCTCCTGGTCGCGACGGCCCGGGTCTACTTCGGCCCCGGCACGAACGCACCCGCCGACGTCGCCGCGCTCGACCGGGCCCAGATCGTCTGGATGGCGGCGGGCGCCGCGCTCGCGGCCGTGCGCCTCGTGGTCGTCTCGCGGCGGACGACCGATCTCCTCACCGAAAAGCAGGTGCGCTTCCTCCTCCTCGGAACCGCCGTCGGGATCCTGCCCCTCGTCGTCCTCAACCTCGTCCCGCGTCTCCTCGGCGGGTCCATTCCGATCCTGTCGACGCTCGCGCTCCTGCCGCTCGCCCTCGTGCCCGTGGCGTTCCTCGCCGCGCTGACGCGCTACCGTCTCTGGGACGTGGAGGTCCTCGGGCGCGAAGCGGCGTCCGTGATGGGCGCGCTCCTCGTCGGAGCAGGCTTCTTCACGTTCGCGGAGGTGGTCCTCGCCCATCCCCTCGCGGTTGCGATCCCGCACGCGCGCGCCGCCCTTCAGACCTCCGCCGGACTCCTGATGGCGCTCAGCTTCGTGCCCGTGCGGCGCGGACTCTCCGCGGCATTCCGCCGGTTCCAGTACCGCGACGACCCGCGCGACCGGGACGGCCTCCTCGCACTCCTGCGCGAGCTGCCGTCCCCGCGGCCGCTCGCCGAACTCACGGACCTTCTCGTCGCCCGCGTCGCCCGCGGGCTCGGCGTGCCGCGCGCGGCGCTCCTCGGCGTCACGGGCGACGCCGCGGACGGCGCGCCCGTGGACGGCGGCGGGTCTCTCGCGCTCTCCGAGCTGCCGGCCGCCGCGCGCCTTCGGACGACGCGCCTCTCGCGCCAGGAGTTCACCCAGCGCCCGACGGCCGCCGTCGCACGACTGAGGCGCGCGGGATTCCGGACGCTCGCGCCGCTCACCGTCAGCGGACGCCTGCTCGCGCTCTTCGCCGTCGCCGACCGCGGCGGCCGCGTCCCGCTCTCGGCGGAAGACGCCGAGCTTCTCGAGACCGTGCTCGCGCCCGCCGCGCTCGCGCTCGACCACGCGCGGCTCTTCGAGGAGCTCCGCTCCCAGGCCGACCGCTATCGCAACCTGCAGGAGTTCCACGAGAACGTCGTGGCCGGCTCGGCCGCCGCGATCGCGGCGACGAACGGCGAGGGACGCTTCACGTCGGTCAACCCGGCCTTTGCCGCGCTCGTCGGCAGGACCGCCGCGTCGCTCCTCGGCTGCCGCGCCGCCGAGGTTCTTCCGCCCGCGGTCTGCGCCGCCTTCTCTGCCGCGCACCCGCCCGCGCGCCTCGAAGCCGACCTCGGAGCCGGCGCGCGCGTCCTGAACGTGGCCGTCTCGCCCTTCCCCGGCGCGCCCGCGGGGTCGAGCGCCCGCGTCCTCGTCCTCGTCGACGCCACGGAGACCGCGCGGCTCGAGCGGGCCCTCGCCGACCGCGAGAGGCTCAACGCGCTCGGGACGCTCTCGGCGGGAATGGCCCACGAGGTGAACACGCCGCTGGCCGGCGTCGCGGGCTTTGCGCGCCTCCTCCTCGACGAGACGCCCGGCGACGACCCGCGCCGGCCCCTCGTCGAGAAAATCGAGCGCCAGGCCTTCCGCGCCTCGCGTCTCGTCGGAAGCCTTCTCGATCTCGCCCGGGGGCGCCCGCGCGACGTCGAGCCCCTCGATCCTGCCGACGTCGCCCGCGAGGCCCGCGCGCGCTCGAGGACGAGGGTGCCGCGCGCGGGGCGGCCCTGCGCCTCGTGA
- a CDS encoding carboxypeptidase regulatory-like domain-containing protein, protein MPRSTRPSAALLAGLVAALLPGRPAPAAPPALRPAVVAPLSGIVRADGRPVPGATLVVRGVMSGGAMLMRTVKSDSDGTFVLSDAAEGLYTVLSVVPGFRPAVARLFHRPAGPEGALSFVRIDLERPSGVLPETETGALDAWSARAVVSGDVLREVPAILAALDAAPAPAAYVPLLASARDARAAVPLHAAVTTTAGFGAAGSSSLSQTSLDVSGTLGAGVKWGASGQYARLADLAGEKTGDSARLALEVDAGASQSVHVSTRRQNLSAEVDPTRFAAHALDWSGAVSERGQAAVSARVISQAHVLATGPTPDLFARSSDAVDVAARYQTDLGAATFARVTVGYRSTSGDYAGTVTPFEHETRAGGVAGLRLGEVLVVEAGATGDTSFYGRGITPELMVALQTRDGWRVYGFAARRFESTAQTLVVRPGEAGTDEADLTRRSRSLYRGGVRWQNREGESVAVDVSRREINGTYRLLFDADFLDRLDSLYFFPNDVATDAAFTVSTRLGSAFDGRVSFRAGALSGARDGAIRSDEAHWGVAQAALRVRATDTSVGVGYRQVAQSLQRGATTLRNDLQAVDVTLAQGLPLPILRAVGNDWRALFSVEFGKRREGEDEEKTNRRLAGGLALSF, encoded by the coding sequence GTGCCGCGATCGACCCGCCCGTCCGCCGCACTGCTCGCCGGCCTCGTGGCCGCGTTGCTGCCGGGGCGTCCGGCCCCCGCGGCGCCGCCCGCGCTAAGGCCCGCCGTGGTCGCGCCCCTCTCGGGCATCGTCCGCGCGGACGGCCGCCCCGTCCCGGGCGCCACGCTCGTCGTGCGCGGCGTGATGTCGGGCGGCGCGATGCTCATGCGCACCGTGAAGAGCGATTCCGACGGGACGTTCGTCCTGTCCGACGCGGCCGAGGGGCTCTACACCGTCCTGTCCGTCGTGCCCGGCTTCCGGCCCGCGGTCGCGCGCCTCTTCCACCGGCCGGCGGGTCCGGAGGGCGCGCTCTCGTTCGTGCGCATCGACCTCGAGAGACCTTCCGGCGTCCTTCCCGAGACCGAGACCGGCGCACTGGACGCCTGGAGCGCGCGCGCGGTGGTTTCCGGCGACGTCCTGCGCGAGGTGCCCGCGATCCTCGCGGCGCTCGACGCGGCGCCCGCGCCCGCGGCGTACGTTCCGCTCCTCGCCTCGGCCCGCGACGCGCGCGCCGCGGTGCCGCTGCACGCCGCCGTGACGACGACGGCGGGCTTCGGCGCGGCCGGCTCCTCGTCGCTCTCGCAGACCTCACTCGACGTCTCGGGCACGCTCGGCGCCGGCGTCAAGTGGGGAGCCTCGGGCCAGTACGCGCGCCTCGCCGACCTCGCGGGCGAGAAGACGGGAGACTCCGCGCGCCTCGCCCTCGAGGTCGACGCCGGAGCCTCGCAGTCGGTCCACGTCTCGACGCGCCGCCAGAACCTCTCGGCCGAAGTCGACCCCACGCGCTTCGCGGCCCATGCGCTCGACTGGAGCGGCGCCGTTTCCGAGCGTGGGCAGGCCGCCGTCTCGGCGCGCGTCATCTCGCAGGCTCACGTCCTCGCGACCGGCCCCACGCCGGACCTCTTCGCCCGCTCGTCCGACGCCGTCGACGTGGCCGCGCGGTACCAGACGGACCTCGGGGCCGCGACGTTCGCGCGCGTGACCGTCGGCTACCGCTCGACCTCCGGCGACTACGCCGGCACCGTGACGCCGTTCGAGCACGAAACGCGCGCGGGCGGCGTCGCGGGCCTGCGCCTCGGCGAGGTCCTCGTCGTCGAGGCCGGCGCGACGGGCGACACGTCGTTCTACGGCCGCGGCATCACGCCCGAGCTCATGGTCGCCCTGCAGACGCGGGACGGCTGGCGCGTCTACGGCTTCGCGGCCCGCCGGTTCGAAAGCACCGCCCAGACGCTCGTCGTGCGGCCGGGCGAGGCCGGCACCGACGAGGCCGACCTGACGCGCCGGTCGCGCTCGCTGTACCGCGGCGGCGTGCGCTGGCAGAACCGCGAGGGCGAGAGCGTGGCCGTCGACGTCTCGCGCCGCGAGATCAACGGCACGTATCGGCTCCTGTTCGACGCGGACTTCCTCGATCGCCTCGACTCGCTCTATTTCTTCCCGAACGACGTCGCGACCGACGCGGCGTTCACCGTCTCGACGCGCCTCGGTTCCGCCTTCGACGGGCGCGTGTCGTTCCGGGCCGGCGCGCTGTCGGGCGCGCGCGACGGCGCCATCCGCTCCGACGAGGCGCACTGGGGTGTCGCGCAGGCGGCCCTCCGCGTGCGGGCGACGGACACGTCCGTCGGCGTCGGTTACCGACAGGTCGCGCAGTCTCTTCAGCGCGGCGCAACGACGCTGCGCAACGACCTGCAGGCCGTGGACGTCACACTGGCCCAGGGACTGCCGCTGCCCATCCTCCGGGCGGTCGGAAACGACTGGCGGGCGCTCTTCTCGGTCGAATTCGGGAAGCGCCGCGAGGGCGAGGACGAAGAGAAGACGAATCGCCGGCTCGCGGGCGGCCTCGCCCTGTCGTTCTGA
- a CDS encoding proline dehydrogenase family protein produces the protein MSALIDRLVVATLPLVPKPVVKAVASRYVAGDTLEAALDKMRALAAEGAMGTMDVLGESVTHKDQTVATRDQYIRTIDAIAASGLPANVSVKPTAVGLAIDPGLALENCTAICERAQAHGMFVRLDMEDSPYTEATVQLVLALKDRFEVGAVLQAYLKRSLADIGRLLEKKVNVRICKGIYVEPRTIAWKDRQTIIRNFGALVDKQLAGGAYAAIATHDEACVQLALATIDRLGIPKDRYEFQMLLGVDPVLRKSLLDAGHRLRVYVPYGKDWYAYSTRRLKENPSMASTILRSVLGLPPATP, from the coding sequence ATGAGCGCTTTGATCGACCGCCTCGTCGTCGCCACCCTTCCCCTCGTCCCGAAGCCGGTCGTGAAGGCCGTCGCCTCGCGCTACGTCGCGGGCGACACCCTCGAGGCCGCGCTCGACAAGATGCGCGCGCTCGCCGCCGAGGGCGCCATGGGGACGATGGACGTCCTCGGAGAGAGCGTCACGCACAAGGACCAGACCGTCGCGACGCGCGACCAGTACATCCGGACGATCGATGCGATCGCCGCGTCGGGTCTCCCCGCGAACGTCTCCGTCAAGCCGACGGCGGTCGGGCTCGCGATCGACCCCGGGCTCGCGCTCGAGAACTGCACGGCAATCTGCGAGCGCGCGCAGGCGCACGGAATGTTCGTGCGCCTCGACATGGAGGACAGCCCGTACACGGAGGCCACCGTGCAGCTCGTCCTCGCGCTCAAGGACCGCTTCGAGGTCGGCGCCGTTCTGCAGGCCTACCTCAAGCGCAGCCTCGCCGACATCGGACGGCTCCTCGAGAAGAAGGTCAACGTCAGGATCTGCAAGGGAATCTACGTCGAGCCCCGCACGATCGCCTGGAAGGACCGCCAGACGATCATCCGGAACTTCGGGGCCCTCGTGGACAAGCAGCTCGCCGGCGGCGCGTACGCCGCGATCGCGACGCACGACGAGGCCTGCGTCCAGCTCGCGCTCGCGACGATCGACCGGCTGGGAATCCCGAAAGACCGGTACGAGTTTCAGATGCTCCTCGGCGTGGACCCGGTCCTCCGCAAGTCGCTCCTCGACGCCGGCCACCGGCTGCGCGTCTACGTCCCCTACGGCAAGGACTGGTACGCCTATTCCACCCGGCGGCTCAAGGAGAACCCGTCCATGGCGAGCACGATCCTCCGGTCCGTCCTGGGCTTGCCTCCGGCCACCCCCTGA
- a CDS encoding ComF family protein, whose protein sequence is MPGPEPLRPLPGAPAIASLLALLVPSRCAVCDEPRRDAGGGGVCPDCWAALPRLAPSAACPRCALPGDGGPCASCRREPPPLARTAAFGLYAGGLKTLLVAFKFHGWDLLAAPCGARLAEAARVWDIAAGADALVPVPSTRRRNRARGYDPAALLAESAARGLRLPARALLSRTRDTHPQSELPAGARRANVEGAFAATESARGRVLVLVDDVSTTGATLFSAARALALAGAAEIRGLVLARTPEPEPS, encoded by the coding sequence GTGCCCGGCCCGGAGCCGCTTCGACCTCTCCCCGGCGCGCCCGCAATCGCCTCACTCCTCGCGTTGCTCGTGCCCTCCCGGTGCGCGGTGTGCGACGAACCCCGTCGCGACGCCGGAGGCGGAGGCGTCTGTCCCGACTGCTGGGCCGCGCTGCCGCGCCTCGCGCCCTCGGCGGCGTGCCCGCGTTGCGCGCTCCCCGGCGACGGCGGGCCGTGCGCCTCCTGCCGCCGCGAGCCGCCGCCGCTCGCGCGGACGGCCGCGTTCGGCCTCTACGCGGGCGGCCTGAAGACGCTGCTCGTCGCGTTCAAGTTCCACGGCTGGGACCTCCTCGCCGCGCCCTGCGGCGCCCGGCTCGCCGAGGCGGCCCGCGTCTGGGACATCGCGGCCGGCGCCGACGCGCTCGTGCCCGTGCCGTCGACGCGCCGCCGCAACCGCGCGCGCGGCTACGACCCCGCGGCGCTTCTCGCCGAGTCCGCCGCGCGCGGACTCCGCCTTCCCGCCCGGGCGCTCCTCTCGCGCACGCGCGACACGCATCCCCAGTCGGAGCTTCCCGCCGGCGCGCGCCGGGCGAACGTCGAAGGGGCGTTCGCCGCGACGGAGTCCGCGCGGGGCCGCGTCCTCGTCCTCGTGGATGACGTCTCGACCACGGGCGCCACCCTGTTTTCCGCCGCGCGCGCCCTCGCCCTCGCGGGCGCCGCCGAAATCCGCGGGCTCGTCCTCGCCCGCACGCCGGAGCCGGAGCCTTCATGA
- a CDS encoding outer membrane beta-barrel protein yields the protein MRSLLRPAACLALLFAALSARAQIGPPRTQQFPFAVGAGGEWVTDTGRASDVEAFSNGGWHAFGEVVLESGVFLQARYMNFALPGTPVEPAFGVGTPTTAPDVKVKAGLMSVGYLFREPWWDGGLFAGVGVYSLDPKAIEAGQSSTDVKETVIGWHGGVVAAFHISARWDLRLEATAYLLRTDQNHKPITLGGSVAYHF from the coding sequence ATGCGTTCGCTCCTCCGCCCCGCCGCGTGCCTCGCCCTCCTCTTCGCCGCCCTGTCCGCCCGGGCCCAGATCGGGCCGCCCCGGACGCAGCAGTTCCCGTTCGCCGTGGGCGCCGGAGGCGAGTGGGTCACGGACACCGGCCGCGCGTCCGACGTCGAGGCGTTCTCGAACGGCGGGTGGCACGCGTTCGGCGAGGTCGTCCTCGAGTCCGGCGTCTTCCTCCAGGCGCGCTACATGAACTTCGCGCTCCCGGGCACTCCCGTCGAGCCCGCGTTCGGAGTCGGGACGCCGACGACGGCGCCGGACGTCAAGGTGAAGGCGGGCCTGATGTCGGTGGGCTACCTGTTCCGCGAGCCGTGGTGGGACGGAGGGCTCTTTGCCGGCGTCGGCGTCTACAGCCTGGATCCGAAGGCGATCGAGGCCGGCCAGTCCTCGACGGACGTGAAGGAGACGGTCATCGGCTGGCACGGCGGCGTCGTGGCCGCCTTTCACATCTCGGCGCGCTGGGACCTCCGCCTCGAGGCCACGGCCTACCTCCTGCGCACGGACCAGAACCACAAGCCCATCACGCTGGGCGGTTCGGTCGCCTACCACTTCTAG
- a CDS encoding Lrp/AsnC family transcriptional regulator, which translates to MDDTDRRILDILQRDAKISQARIAETVGLTTPSVNERIKKLETKGFILRFTALLDPRLVGMPLVAHVDVMLEHPRFERPFLEEIENLLDVQECYAISGDFGYRLKIRARDVEHFERILREKLQTLRGVVRTRVELSLSIKKDSTLLPLAEGT; encoded by the coding sequence ATGGACGACACTGATCGCCGCATCCTCGACATCCTCCAGCGGGACGCCAAGATCTCGCAGGCCAGGATCGCCGAGACCGTGGGCCTGACCACGCCCTCGGTGAACGAGCGGATCAAGAAGCTCGAGACCAAGGGCTTCATCCTGCGGTTCACGGCGCTCCTCGACCCGAGGCTCGTCGGCATGCCCCTCGTGGCCCACGTCGACGTGATGCTGGAGCATCCGCGCTTCGAAAGGCCGTTTCTCGAGGAAATCGAGAACCTTCTCGACGTTCAGGAGTGCTACGCCATCTCGGGCGATTTCGGCTACCGGCTGAAGATCCGGGCCCGGGACGTGGAGCATTTCGAGAGGATCCTGAGGGAAAAGCTCCAGACGCTCCGCGGGGTCGTGCGCACGCGCGTCGAGCTCTCGCTCTCGATCAAGAAAGACTCGACGCTGCTCCCCCTGGCCGAAGGGACCTGA
- the glgC gene encoding glucose-1-phosphate adenylyltransferase, translating into MGASVRGAAVKILQHRDVLSVVLAGGMGERLFPLTRDRAKPAVPFGGRYRIIDFVLNNFVNSGLTKIKVLTQFKSNSLIEHIIRTWRLTFDIGQFVDPVPAQMRRGPHWFRGTADAVYQNLDLVFDEEPSHVCVFGGDHIYVMDINPMLAFHEDGGHDLTIAAFPVPLKEASRYGILEVAADGRIVGFEEKPAEPRAIPGQPELALASMGNYIFRASVLIEALEHDALQDTTHDFGKNLIPSLLKGGARLYAYDFSTNRVPGNEDLAPYWRDVGTVDSYWDASMDLISVTPPLNLYNQKWSIKSHSPQLPPAKFVFADAVSQRIGLATDSLVASGGIISGGTIHRSILFPRVRINSFSHVEECVLMDGVDVGRYARLKRVIADKGVKIPPRMEIGFDPEEDKKRFHVSEGGVVVLPKGAVLSDPD; encoded by the coding sequence ATGGGCGCGTCCGTTCGAGGCGCCGCCGTGAAGATCCTCCAGCATCGAGACGTGCTCTCCGTCGTCCTCGCGGGCGGCATGGGCGAGCGGCTCTTCCCGCTCACGCGGGACCGCGCCAAGCCCGCCGTGCCGTTCGGCGGGCGCTACCGGATCATCGATTTCGTCCTGAACAACTTCGTGAACTCCGGTCTCACGAAGATCAAGGTCCTCACGCAGTTCAAGTCGAACTCGCTCATCGAGCACATCATCCGCACCTGGCGCCTCACGTTCGACATCGGGCAGTTCGTCGACCCCGTGCCCGCGCAGATGCGCCGCGGCCCGCACTGGTTCCGCGGCACGGCGGACGCCGTCTACCAGAACCTCGACCTCGTGTTCGACGAGGAGCCCTCGCACGTCTGCGTGTTCGGCGGCGACCACATCTACGTGATGGACATCAACCCGATGCTCGCGTTCCACGAGGACGGCGGGCACGACCTCACGATCGCGGCCTTCCCGGTGCCTCTCAAGGAGGCCTCGCGCTACGGAATCCTCGAGGTCGCCGCGGACGGGCGGATCGTCGGGTTCGAGGAAAAGCCCGCGGAGCCGCGCGCGATCCCCGGACAGCCGGAGCTCGCGCTCGCATCGATGGGGAACTACATCTTCCGCGCGTCCGTCCTGATCGAGGCGCTCGAGCACGACGCGCTCCAGGACACGACGCACGACTTCGGCAAGAACCTGATCCCGTCCCTGCTGAAGGGCGGCGCGCGCCTCTACGCATACGACTTCTCCACGAACCGCGTCCCTGGAAACGAGGACCTCGCGCCCTACTGGCGGGACGTCGGGACGGTGGATTCCTACTGGGACGCGTCGATGGACCTCATCTCCGTCACGCCGCCGCTCAACCTCTACAACCAGAAGTGGTCCATCAAGAGCCACTCCCCGCAGCTGCCCCCGGCGAAATTCGTCTTCGCCGACGCGGTGTCGCAGCGCATCGGTCTCGCCACGGACTCGCTGGTCGCGTCGGGCGGCATCATCTCGGGCGGCACGATCCACCGGTCGATCCTGTTCCCGCGCGTGAGGATCAACTCGTTCTCGCACGTCGAGGAATGCGTCCTGATGGACGGCGTGGACGTCGGGCGGTACGCGCGGCTCAAGCGCGTCATCGCCGACAAGGGCGTGAAGATCCCGCCGCGCATGGAGATCGGTTTCGATCCCGAGGAGGACAAGAAGCGCTTCCACGTCTCCGAGGGCGGCGTCGTCGTCCTGCCCAAGGGTGCGGTCCTCTCCGACCCCGATTGA
- a CDS encoding J domain-containing protein, whose protein sequence is MATRDLYAALGIPKSASDADVKKAYRRLARKYHPDVNPGDTTAKKKFQEIASAYEILKDAKRRKHYDMTGDTGEPPEPGAWPPGGGVPRGASHPAGSPFGSGSGGGPGGGFRWTGDFGDLFSELFSGGAPGVGPRGVAEDDDDAAAQLTIPFRDAVLGGAVSFRARLPRRCARCGGSGRTGGSPCPVCRGLGEVVSNEKITIRIPAGVATGSKVRVAGKGRTEEGDLYVALTVEPHPYFGREGDDILTEVPVTVPEAYAGAEIEIPTIHGPVRAKIPPGTAAGQRFRLKGFGVRSGRGADGDHYYRVTIATPERVTDEGRKIAEKFAALYERNPRANLPSGL, encoded by the coding sequence ATGGCGACCCGCGATCTCTACGCCGCGCTCGGGATCCCGAAGTCGGCGTCCGACGCCGACGTCAAGAAGGCCTACCGCCGGCTCGCGCGCAAGTACCACCCCGACGTCAACCCCGGCGACACGACCGCGAAGAAGAAGTTCCAGGAGATCGCCTCGGCGTACGAGATCCTCAAGGACGCCAAGCGGCGCAAGCATTACGACATGACGGGCGACACGGGCGAGCCCCCCGAGCCTGGCGCGTGGCCCCCCGGCGGCGGCGTCCCGCGCGGCGCCTCCCATCCCGCCGGGTCGCCTTTCGGCAGCGGGTCCGGCGGCGGGCCCGGAGGCGGGTTTCGCTGGACGGGCGATTTCGGCGATCTCTTCTCCGAGCTCTTCTCGGGCGGCGCGCCGGGCGTCGGCCCGCGCGGCGTCGCCGAGGACGACGACGACGCGGCGGCGCAGCTGACCATCCCCTTCCGCGATGCCGTGCTGGGCGGCGCCGTGTCGTTCCGCGCGCGCCTTCCCCGGCGCTGCGCGCGGTGCGGCGGATCGGGCCGAACGGGCGGGAGCCCCTGCCCGGTCTGCCGCGGTCTCGGCGAAGTCGTCTCGAACGAGAAGATCACGATCCGCATCCCCGCCGGCGTGGCGACGGGGTCGAAGGTGCGCGTGGCGGGGAAGGGCCGGACGGAGGAGGGAGACCTCTACGTGGCTCTCACGGTCGAGCCCCACCCGTATTTCGGGCGCGAGGGCGACGACATCCTCACCGAGGTTCCCGTGACGGTGCCGGAGGCGTACGCGGGCGCCGAGATCGAGATCCCGACGATCCACGGCCCTGTGCGCGCGAAAATCCCGCCGGGGACCGCCGCCGGACAGCGCTTCCGCCTCAAGGGGTTCGGCGTGAGGAGCGGGCGCGGCGCCGACGGCGACCACTACTACCGCGTCACGATCGCGACGCCCGAGCGCGTCACGGACGAGGGGCGGAAGATCGCCGAGAAGTTTGCCGCGCTCTACGAGCGCAACCCGCGCGCGAACCTGCCGTCGGGGCTCTGA